gtgttataagaggagcggctgatatcagtcacatatgatgtaatgtctctggaggatataatagtactggagtgatataagaggagcggctgatatcagtcacacatatgatgtaatgtctctggaggatataatagtactggagtgatataagaggggcggctgatatcagtcacatatgatgtaatgtctctggaggatataatagtactggtgtgatataagaggagcggctgatatcagtcacatatgatgtaatgtctctggaggatataatagtactggagtgatataagaggagcggctgatatcagtcacacatgatgtaatgtctctggaggatataatagtactggagtgatataagaggagcggctgatatcagtcacatatgatgtaatgtctctggaggatataatagtactggtgtgatataagaggagcggctgatatcagtcacatatgatgtaatgtctctggaggatataatagtactggagtgatataagaggggcggctgatatcagtcacatatgatgtaaataataccctgacacttgggggacaggataatgacacgctgacacttggggttctTGCCGCTGATAAATTTTTCTATCTTACTTCCTGGGTGGGTTGTGATGCGGTGAGGAAGGAGTTAACCGCTGCGCTTTCCCGGGGGGTCCGGTCTCCACTTACGTGATGTTTTTCTCCGCAGTTTTCATCGTTATTTCGGCGACTTTCATACGTCGTGTTATGATCGTCATTCTATTATTTTGCGTATAACAAGATGAACATTATGGGGTCAAATCCGACAAAAATATCTATTCTATCCACCTGAGCGCATGTGGGTGGGGCTTATGGAAAAGTGGGAGGAGTCGTAATACAttgagaaggggttaaaggcgaTGAGAGGGTCTTCTATATGGTCACTACTCTGGAAATACTTTGCTTTATAATCTGTAGCTACATAATATCTGTttacactccagtcacatccagagctgcatctaCTGCTCCTAGTTGGCACGCATAACATTGGGCCAGTAGGGATTCAGGGACCTTTAGGCTCCTCAGGGACCGGGATCACTGCTCAGGATTACACCGTCATTTTCCGGACACTTGGAAATTCTTGTCTTTTAGATGCCGGATAATCTGATAATCCAGCGTGACGCTCGTCCCAGGGTCGGGGATCGGGGAGAAGAGAGTCCGGCGCCGACACAAAACTATTCGCGCCCTTGGACTTTTCTGACACAAAGCAGCGACAACTAATTTCGGCCAAAACCTGTCCTAAGACGCGCCGACCCTTTTATGACGGTCGTGTGACCGCGGAGCCGTGTGAAGCAGCGACGATTATTATAAAATTGGCCGTATGGTCGGATACGGTGTATCTCATCGgtggggacggggggggggggggggggctcaggaCCAGAGATGATCCGGCAGATGAGTTTCCTCCTGTCAGTTGCAGACGTCTAGAAGGAcgggtgggggaggggatttgcGCAGCAACATCAACGGCCGCATGTAGATTTGTTGATGTTGAGTGGCGGTAACGAGATCCGATGAAGAGACGACCTgtgcggcgggggggggggcagacgtgACAGCTCAGCGGCAGGCGTGACATCTCCTGGAGCAATAAAGACATATGGCCGCCGCCGCCggagtctccccccccccccctgtgcgccATCCGTCCCTCATGTTCGCTTttctgcaattttttattttacgtttTTAGAAATAGAGACCCCCGCCCGCCTGTCTGACAGCTCCAACTTCTCCACGAGACCCCCGCAGCTCCTCTAAGACAAGAAACCTCCCGCCGGCTCTCAGATGCTTCTCGCTTCACTACTTCAAGGATTTGTACTACTCCGGAATAGTTACCGTATAGCAGAGCCCATTACCAGTCAGATATGTGAgcgacagggggcggggctgtgacaacctgtcaATCGTCTTCATAGTAGTCACAGCGGCGGTCAGGGAGTACACAGTGGATTCCATGAAAAGGTGATCATGGTTAggaattttagtttttcacgtttttttaaaaattggtgTGAtatgtggagttcccctttaagcatCAGACTTTTTAGACACAAAGAGTAATTCTAGTCTGTCAGACGTCCGAATGAGTCATTTCAGCGATCACTCTGCTATATAGGCTGCAGCTTTGTTTGGGTGGTTGCCTAGCAACGAGCACCACTGCCGGCGGGTGACAACACATGGGACCGCGGAGATCTGGAAGTGTCGCTATAAGCGGGGGATGGGGATACTAGATCATCTTCTTTCATCCCCAATATTACATAAGGGAAAATGTGGTGTGCGCCATATTTATGAAACCCGTGCGCCATTTTTAAATCTTCTAGAACACATTTAAAATAGATGCATGAAATGGGCGTGGCCAAAGTTATTACAGACCAGCGCCATTTTCCGAAACAAAATATCGGTGTTCACGTACAAGTTGTCAAGGTGCGGAGGCTCGATCAGGAACAGAGAAAACCAAAGATGGTGTccaactaattaaaaaaaaaaatatggcgccCACTTTACCGTCTGCCCGTAACTTAGGAACGCCGCTCGTCTCGTCACCTGATGCAGATAGGAACAGATTTATGGAGAAGGTAAAACTTTTCCAGGGTGATGTTGTTATAAGGATTAATAATATTGGAATCCGGCCGGCAGCGGCGCCACAAACGTGCGCCGAGACCCCCGAGAGTCACAAGGAGAGACAGAGAAATCCTAAGTGACAGCTCGGAAGAGAACGCGGTGTTAACTGTTAAGACGCCGCGGGTTGCGGTCTAATGCGGCCCCCCGGGGGGTACATACTTAATGCTTTATAAGTTGTTGTAACTCCAGGGTAGAGGATTCCGTGGCGGCGAGTCCCCGCAGATCGCATTATCGCGCCGCTCAGCAGAATCCGCTTCGTTTTAGTTCAGAGAAAACTCATAAAAATCAGAGCAAAATCCTGCGCCCGCGGTTGTATCGTACGCACGTTAAGTACTAAAAAAggggagagcgccccctgctggccGAGCACCTCAAAAGTCAGGGTGCTGGCGCTGCCTGTATCAGATATTGGCATCACATGACTGCGCTTTGCGGGGATCACATGGTGATTGTGCTCGACACCGCCATCTTGTCGCTCTCCATGCCTGGGAGAGCAGCCTATGAACTGGAAGGAGCtgcttagctgtcaatgacatcaGAATAATCTTGGAAACAATGTAGCGAGTAAGACAAGTTCCTGATTGGCTCAGAATGATCACATGTCACCGGTTACTCCACCCACTCTATAAACTATAAAAGCTATGCAGGCATACACCGGGgggaggggacactgagcagagAGGACTCCACAAGAAAATGACCCCCCATATCCTTGTGGCCCCTTTTTTTGGCTTCCACCAAAATTCTCCAACCGCCACCCTACAAGTTGGAGTAGCATGGTTGAGCCCAGACCCTTCACCCCTAAATTCCAGCCGCAGTGGTGGGGTCCGGTGTCTTTTTGGGGTCATGCCCCTTCCTTTTGCTCAGGAGTCCTGCTAGTTCAGTGTCTGCTGTGATGAAATTTGGGAGATGTAGTGATTCGCTAGTGCATTATGGGAGCTTAGCTAAGCCACGAGGGGCGTGTCTGTCAGCACAGTGTTGACTGATTGCCAGGATCAACCAGTaggattgtgaatgcagctctggctgtgagtgGAGTATGATGGGCAGTTGACTAACCAGCTCTTCCGTTTCTGTTGCAGAGGACAAGCTGTGGTTACATCCTGTGCACCGTGTTGCTGTCGGTCGCCGTCCTGTTGGCTGTGACCGTCACCGGAGCCGTCCTGTTCATGAATCATTACCACGCCCCTTCAACCGAACCGCCGCCAGTCATCACCACCAACATGGAGGACCCCAACGCGCTGGTGACCATTGAACGGGCGGATAGCTCCCACATCAATATATTCATCGACCCCAATTGCCCCGACCCGCTGCCTCGTCTGGACGGCTTACAGTCCTCCCTAATGTCAGCGCTGGCCGACCATGACTCTGAGGTGAAAGCGGCGGTGGGCAAGGAGCGGGCACTGCTGGCGGGACTGGCTGACCAAGTGTCACAGATGGTATCCCAGGTGTCCCGGCAGCGAGCAGACTGGGAGAGCCTGCGGAAAGGGCAAAACGGACTGGTGTCTGAGCTCGGGGCGCTGCAGAGTGAGCAGGGGAGACTCATAcaggtaaccccccccccccccccctccaatcaTTCATTATACATTGCTTAtatctgctcctgggaaagctgggagacaaccaatatggccacccccACCTCCTTTAAGggtggtcatccagctttcctgcAGTCCTGAATGACAGCCCAGTCTAGTAAGTTGTAGAGATACATCCCCTGCTTCCGTATTGCTGCTTAACTTAGCAAATTCGCCATTCAGTAgacagggaaagctgggtgacggccCTCTGGAAGCTGTAATGGTGGCCAGATTGGTTGTCACCCAATACAGGCTTTTTGCATCCCAACAAAAgaggtggagcttcctcacaAGAAGGCGGAGCTTAGCTGTGAGTGGGTGGGTTGAAATTGGTCTAGGTGTAGCCTAGTGTAGGAGTTAACGTCATTCAGTCAATGGAATACTTGGATAGGAAGTGTAGCGTGCAAAGGAAAATACCTTCCTCCACAATACACACTATCGCAAACTTCTGATAAACTCCCGAAAAGCTTTGACAAATAAATTAGTGAATAATCTTAGTAGCAACTTACTCGGTTGTCAGAGGCCGCGAGGTCTGGGTTGTCAGAGGCCGCGAGGTCTGGGTTGTCAGAGGCCGCGAGGTCTGGGTTGTCAGAGGCCGCGAGGTCTGGGTTGTCAGAGGCCGCGAGGTCTGGGTTGTCAGAGGCCGCGAGGTCTGGGTTGTCAGAGGCCGCGAGGTCTGGGTTGTCAGAGGCCGCGAGGTCTGGGTTGTCAGAGGCCGCGAGGTCTGGGTTGTCAGAGGCCGCGAGGTCTGGGTTGTCAGAGGCCGCGAGGTCTGGGTTGTCAGAGGCCGCGAGGTCTGGGTTGTCAGAGGCAGGGAGGTCTGGGTTGTCAGAGGCCGCGAGGTCTGGGTTGTCAGAGTCCCTATAATGTCCCAATTCATAGAATACAGTGAAACATGTTCTTCAAAGATGAGAAGCGGCAGGATTCGTGCAGGGCTCCCTGGCGCCACTTCATGCAGAACACATGGCTATGCCGGCTCATCGTGTACACAGACAGACCCACGCCAACCATTATCTGGCACCAGCACTTGGTACACTCAATACAAATGGCAGAAGATTTCACATGCTGCAGGTTGTCAGCGAGGGGCAGAAATCTCCGAAAGACCCAAAATGTTTCTCTTGAAATGTGTTCAATTAAACCTTAGGCAAGCGAGAATAACAAGGGCACGTCTCCATCTGAGAACCCAGAGCttgtggcgccccccccccacaagtttAGAGCCTGGTATAGGAAAATGCCAATCCTTAAAAGGCAAAGAGGCTGCCATCACTTGCAAGATGAGCATGGGAAAAAGGTTGTCAAGCCTCAACTTGCACCCAATCTAAAACGATTTCAGGCTTAACGGAGTCCATCAATGTCTGCAGGACTCCCACAGAGATTATTGCTTATATCTGGAGCATGGTGCTGTCTGACAACCCTGTTCCCACGATTTTTTAGTTGGAGGTAGAAGTTACCTTTTAAATTTAAACAGCAATTCAAATTACTTCTCGTCTGAATAGCGGAGAACGGGCACCAGGTGTTCAGCTCccactgtgtgtgggcggagataGTCTATGGCGGTGGAGTCTGGCAGTGTGTGTAGGCGGAGATTTTATATGATTCAGTCCATGTGGGACTAACAGCATGAAGGGGGTGGAGCTTTCAGTGACTAGTCAGGAGGGTGGAGCCCGACACTAATTGTCTATGTCAGAGGAGCACATTCATTTATTGTTCCTGTGTAGGTGTAAACTGCTACTACACATGAAAGGAATGCTAGgagtacagtgaagactgacactcaGGCGGGGCAGTAGTAAAGAAGGAGCTGGGGATGGGAGAATGAAGATTTTCTTGTCAACCAGGGTTTGTAGAAAGTTGGATGCAAACACAGCTGGCAGTGCCATGTGATGCCCTTTCATTTGGTTTGAGTTACTCAAGTTTCccttcccatagaagtcaatgtaaATGTGGCGTGAACTTGGTTGTCAAGCACAATTTCCATGATTTACCGATGCCAGTTTGGGCCCCTTCATGGCGTGATGGGTACTACCGATGCTAACACACGGCACAGGTCGTCTTCTGGCCAATGACAAAGGATTTCAGCCAATGACAACCCTATTATTAATATGTTGCAGAATTCTTCACACCCTCTCATGTCCCCTCTCCTTTCCCCCCGCAGCTCCTGTCGGAGGGTCACAGTCACGTGGCGCAGCTGGTCAGTTCTGTAAGTGAAGTCCTGGATTCGGTCCATGGAAGATCCCGTGGAAAGGGAGATCTCATACGATCGCCAGCGAAGAGCTCCAGGCCTCGTGGCTGCACCAATggtgagacccccatcaatccttCAGGGGTCTGCAGACTGCAGAACTTCCCTACCGGAGATGGACCtattcatcctgagcctcctagttcatgaatagaattccagaactacagtgaagactgacacaggaTAGGTGAAGGCATGCAACTCGTAACAGAGCAGATTTATACGACATTTAGGGGGAGAGAGAGCGGGAGCAGGTGGCGCGTGCGTCTTATGCGCAGACCAAGTATCGCCATcgtctgattttttttattttacaatacgGCGACAATAACGCGACGACAATTTTCCTTATCGTATATATTTTGGGAGGCAACTGTTGTCGTTGCAGTCATGCGGCACACATTCCAGACACAAAATTGCGCAATATAACGCGCTTCATCTATTTTTCCGATAAAACCGTCCCGTAAATATAGACGTCGAATCCGTCCCCGGCTCGTTTTATAGATGAGAACGCAGCTCCCCCTCCCCCGCATCTTCAAGAGTAAAGCCAGAAACGGCGACTCCTGGTAGTTCTGCCATCTTGACAGCACCATAAATCTCGCCGGCCGAGTCTCCGCAGCGCCAAAGACTTTTCAAGGGAATTTTTTTCTATGTGAGTTAATCTTCAGATTTGCCCGCGAATGGAATTATCCGCCACCGTGACTCTGAGATGATGAAATCACTTTCTGCCCGCCACCGTATAACGCGACCACTTTATCCGCAGGTTCCAAACCGCGCGACTGCTATGACCTCTTTATCAGCGGGCAGCAGGAGGATGGCGTCTATTCCGTGTTCCCCATTCACTATCCTGCGGGATTCCAGGTCTATTGTGACATGACGACTGACGGAGGAGGCTGGACGGTGAGTCtcttattattttttgggttggGTAGTAAGTAACATAATTTCTttgactccagtcacatccagagctgcagtgacAATTCTGTAGTATCGCCATTTCTTATATTACAgttacatccaaagctgcatttataGACTTGCTGTTTCAGTAGTCACACCGAAGCTGTTTGAGTAAATGTCTGACTGCAGAGACTACCAAAGgcaaactgctttttttttttaaaaggcagctctggatgtgactggagtaaaataCATATACAGTGCAAGACATATAAAGCTTTAAAAGATTACTCAACGTTATACGTCAATTTAACTGAGAATATGATTTCCATACGACTACCATGATCAGCTGCGCTTCCTCGGAGCTCAACTAGTGGGCGCAATTACGCCAATAAACGGCCAATCGGGATAAGAAGTAGTCACCTACACCCACCTGACATTTCAGACACTAAGTTGTTCCTGTTTCTAAACTGCAAGAGCTGCAACAGGTGCCTTGAAACCCCCTTTAAGCGCTGTTCATTGTCTGACAGGGTCCTCATGGGAGGGGCATATGACAAGCTGTTTTCCAGCCTCCTGATTGGCTGCCAGTTGTATCAGGTCATCTTTAGACACCGTGCTGTTCAGCATTACATCCAGATTCTTTGGTAATGTAATGATATGAATATAATGATGAGTATAAGAAGCAGTCAGTGATGTGAGAGCTCCGCCCCTGAGTAAATATGCTCCGCCCCCGCGTATCTTTGCTGATTATTATAAGGTTATTACTGGACAATTCTCCTGATTTTCTTACCATACCCTGCGATACACTANNNNNNNNNNNNNNNNNNNNNNNNNNNNNNNNNNNNNNNNNNNNNNNNNNNNNNNNNNNNNNNNNNNNNNNNNNNNNNNNNNNNNNNNNNNNNNNNNNNNNNNNNNNNNNNNNNNNNNNNNNNNNNNNNNNNNNNNNNNNNNNNNNNNNNNNNNNNNNNNNNNNNNNNNNNNNNNNNNNNNNNNNNNNNNNNNNNNNNNNatacaagaatataactactataatactgctcctatatacaagactataactactataatactgcctcttatatacaagaatataactactataatactgcccctatatacaagaatatatctactataatacttccccctatatacaagaatataactactataatactgcctcttatatacaagaatataactactataatacttcccctatatacaagaatatatctactataatactgcccctatatacaagaatataactactataatactgcctcttatatacaagaatataactactataatactgcccctatatacaagaatatatctactataatacttccccctatatacacgaatataactactataatactgccccctatatacaagaatataactactataatactgcctcttatatacaagaatataactactataatactgctccctatatacaagaatataactactataatactgtcccctatatacaagaatataactactataatactgctcctatatacaagaatataactactataatactgccccctatgtacaagaaaataactactataatactgccccctatatacaggaatataactactataatactgcccctatatacaagaatataactactataatactgcccctatatacaggaatataactactataatactgctcctatatacaagaatataactactataatactgcccctatatacaagaatataactactataatactgcccccctatatacaagaatataactactataatactgcccctatatacaagaatatatctactataatacttccccctatatacaagaatataactactataatactgcctcttatatacaagaatataactactataatactgcccctatatacaagaatataactactataatgtccctatatacaagaatataactactataatactgctcttatatacaagaatataactactataatactgcctcctatatacaagaatataactactataatactgcctcctatatacaagaatataactactataatactgcctcctatatacaagaatataaatactataatactgcctcctatatacaagaatataactactataatactgcctcctatatacaagaatataactactataatactgcctcctatatacaagaatataactactataatactgctcctatatacaagaatataactactataatactgctcctatatacaagaatataactactataatactgccccatatacaagaatataactactataatactgctcctatatacaagaatataactactagaatactgcccctatatacaagaatataactactataatactgctcctatatacaagaatataactactataatactgctcctatatacaagaatataactactataatactgctcctatatacaagaatataactactataatactgccccctatgtacaagaaaataactactataatactgccccctatatacaggaatataactactataatactgcccctatatacaagaatataactactataatactgcccctatatacaagaatataactactataatactgctcctatatacaagaatataactactataatactgcccctatatacaagaatataactactataatactgcccccctatatacaagaatataactactataatactgcccctatatacaagaatataactactataatactgcctcatatacaagaatataactactataatactgcccctatatacaagaatataactactataatgtccctatatacaagaatataactactataatactgctcttatatacaagaatataactactataatactgcccctatatacaagaatataactactataatactgcctcctatatacaagaatataactactataatactgcctcctatatacaagaatataactactataatactgcctcctatatacaagaatataaatactataatactgcctcctatatacaagaatataactactataatactgcctcctatatacaagaatataactactataatactgctcctatatacaagaatataactactataatactgctcctatatacaagaatataactactataatactgccccatatacaagaatataactactataatactgctcctatatacaagaatataactactagaatactgcccctatatacaagaatataactactataatactgctcctatatacaagaatataactactataatactgctcctatatacaagaatataactactataatactacccctatatacaagaatataactactataatactgctcctatatacaaacatataactattataatactgccccctacatacaagaatataactactataatactgcccctacatacaagaatataactactataatactgcccctatatacaagaata
The DNA window shown above is from Rhinoderma darwinii isolate aRhiDar2 unplaced genomic scaffold, aRhiDar2.hap1 Scaffold_36, whole genome shotgun sequence and carries:
- the LOC142707566 gene encoding fibrinogen C domain-containing protein 1-like, whose product is MQENEHHCKPTMGSDRWKNIGGSSQMEDGVQQKSQRTSCGYILCTVLLSVAVLLAVTVTGAVLFMNHYHAPSTEPPPVITTNMEDPNALVTIERADSSHINIFIDPNCPDPLPRLDGLQSSLMSALADHDSEVKAAVGKERALLAGLADQVSQMVSQVSRQRADWESLRKGQNGLVSELGALQSEQGRLIQLLSEGHSHVAQLVSSVSEVLDSVHGRSRGKGDLIRSPAKSSRPRGCTNGSKPRDCYDLFISGQQEDGVYSVFPIHYPAGFQVYCDMTTDGGGWTRWFLYLPLNDSAKMCKKPQLVILGSDSRISSPNMKLNKITVKEFQV